Proteins from a single region of Engystomops pustulosus chromosome 5, aEngPut4.maternal, whole genome shotgun sequence:
- the ACKR4 gene encoding atypical chemokine receptor 4 codes for MVQQINTTVTTSESYEDYNHTTFDYESYEELCMKHDIRRFASVFLPAFYSVAFVVGIAGNSLVVAVYAYYKKMKTKTDVYLLNLAVADLLLLFTLPFWAVDASIGWQFGNAMCKITSALYTINFSSGMQFLACISLDRYFAVIKVSTNQNFRRKCWAICFFVWITSVLLCIPDLQFSEVKEHNGKNACLPTYPKDSVKEVTAFIQFLESVCCFVIPFAIILFCYSAIARVLVKTPNIKRSRSLKVLLAVVGMFLITQLPYNAIKVWRAIDIVYALITSCKISKTLDIMMQVTSSMALFHCCLNPLLYAYMGTTFKSYVTQTVKKVGSWRRQRTQSSEEYSMCSNNHVEETDSFSI; via the coding sequence ATGGTTCAACAAATAAACACTACAGTGACAACATCAGAAAGCTATGAAGATTACAACCACACTACTTTTGATTATGAAAGTTATGAAGAACTTTGCATGAAGCATGACATCCGGAGATTTGCTTCCGTTTTCCTCCCGGCATTCTACTCTGTGGCATTTGTGGTTGGCATTGCTGGCAATTCCTTAGTAGTGGCCGTTTATGCCTACTATAAGAAAATGAAAACGAAGACGGATGTGTACCTCCTCAACCTGGCAGTGGCAGATCTGCTGCTGCTCTTCACCCTCCCCTTCTGGGCTGTAGATGCTTCCATCGGGTGGCAGTTTGGGAATGCAATGTGTAAGATAACCTCTGCTTTGTATACTATAAACTTCAGCTCCGGTATGCAGTTCTTGGCTTGCATTAGCTTGGACAGATACTTTGCAGTGATAAAAGTATCAACCAATCAAAACTTCAGAAGAAAATGCTGGGCGATTTGCTTTTTTGTATGGATCACTTCAGTATTACTGTGCATCCCCGATTTACAATTCAGTGAAGTAAAGGAGCACAATGGAAAAAATGCCTGCCTACCAACCTATCCTAAAGATTCGGTAAAAGAGGTTACTGCCTTCATTCAGTTTCTGGAATCTGTATGCTGCTTTGTCATCCCTTTTGCTATCATATTGTTCTGCTATTCTGCCATTGCCAGAGTCCTTGTTAAAACCCCAAATATTAAAAGGTCTCGATCACTAAAGGTCCTATTGGCGGTGGTGGGAATGTTTCTGATCACACAGTTGCCATATAATGCCATCAAAGTTTGGAGGGCTATAGATATAGTATATGCTTTGATAACAAGCTGTAAGATCAGCAAAACCCTAGACATAATGATGCAGGTGACAAGCAGCATGGCCTTATTTCACTGCTGCCTTAATCCGCTACTATATGCTTACATGGGGACAACATTTAAATCTTACGTGACTCAAACAGTGAAGAAAGTTGGCTCATGGAGGAGACAAAGAACTCAGAGTAGTGAGGAGTATTCAATGTGCTCTAACAATCATGTGGAAGAAACAGACAGTTTCTCCATCTAA